The Lysobacter gummosus sequence GATAACGTTGTCATCCGCTATCTGACCATCCGCAATTTCGGCCGCGGCCGCGACAACTTTGACCAGGGCGTGGTCAACCACGATGCCGGCGACCACTGGACCATCGAATACAACACCATCGTCAACAACGACGGCGCCGGGGTGTTTCTCGGCAGCGGCAACCGTGTGCGCCACAACTGCCTGAAAGACAACGGCCAGTACGGCTTCAGCATGTACAAGAAGCCGCTGCCCAGCGTCGAGCCGACGCCGGACAATCCGGTGCCGGGCCGCTCGGCCATCGTCGACATCGAGCTGAGCTACAACGAGATCGCCGGCAACAACACCGACGACTGGGAAACCTCGACCAAATGCGGTTGCACCGGCGGCGGCAAGTTCTGGGACGTGCGCGGGGCGAAGGTGGCCGGCAACTACGTTCACAACAACCGCGGCACCGGTTTGTGGGCCGACACGAACAACATCGATTTCCTGTTCGAGAATAATTTCATCAAGGACAACGACGGCGTCGGCATCTGGTACGAGATCAGCTACAACGCCACCATCCGCAGCAATACCTTCATCAACAACGCCTGGGTGTCGGGCGGCTCCGACCGCGGCTCGCCGGCGCCGGCGATCTACCTGTCCGAGTCCGGCGGCGATTCGCGCCTGCAGTCGCAGATCAGCGGCTCCCCCTCGCTGCGCATCTACGACAACTACTTCGAGAATAATTTCTCCGGCGTGTCGATCTACGAGAACGCCAACCGTTTCTGCAATTCCAACGGCAATACCAGCTCGGTGTACTGCACCCCGTTCGTGCATCCGGCGCTGATCGCCCGGCCCGATCCGGACCATCCGAGCAAGTACCCGGATCCTGTCAGCAACCTGCATCCGTGCTACACCCAGATCGGCACCGACCCGGTTCTGCAGCGCGATTGCCGCTGGCATGCGAAGAACATCGAAGTGACCAACAACGAGTTCTACTTCGATCCGGCGGTGGTGCCGTGCAACAGCTCCAGCTATTGCGGCGCGCAGGCGCTGTACGCGACCGGCGAAAACAACATGACCTGGTCGCCCTATACCGTGCAGCAGGTGCAGAGCGATGTGATGTTCAACAACAACAATCGCTTCGCGAACAATCACTACTACGGCCCATGGCGCTTCGCCAAGCGCTATGGCGAGGCGATCAGCTTCAGCGCCTGGCAGGCCGCGCCGTACCATCAGGACGCCGGCAGCACCACCGACGGCTCGCCGTTCAATCTGCTCGATCCGCCGACCGCGACGCTGGAGCCATCGGCCGGCCTGTGGAATGCGTGGTACGGCAGCAGCATCGCCCGTGCCGATCAAGGCCACACCGGTACGCACAGCCTGCAGGTGGTCAGCAGCGGCTATTGGGGCGTGCAGGTCGCCAATCATCCCGGTTACCTCGCCGACAACGGCGCCAAGCGGGTGAGCCTGTGGATCAAACATGCGGCCGGCACTGCGTCGCTGCCGGGCAACTCGCGCCTGCGTCTGCGCTGGCTCAAGGAAGACGGCACGCCGGCCACCGGCGATGAGGGCACCTCTTTCAGCGACGTGATGTTCGGCGCGGTCGGCGACGATTGGTCGCAGGTGACCGGCACCGTGCAGCCGCCGCCGCTGACCGCGAGCGTGTGGATCATGCTGCTGGGGTCGTCCGACTCAGGCCATGAGGACGCGACCTTCTACGTGGACGATGTCGTGGTCGAAGACGCGCCGCAGTAAGCGCCGCGAAGGCGCCGCCCGCGCAGTCAGCTTGCGTGGGCGAGGGCGGCTCGCCGCGCCGGCAGGATCGATCCCGAAGACGGAGCAGCGTTTAGCGCGCTGCTCCGTTTTTTTTGTCCTGAACCCCGTGCGTTTGACGTACTAACGAATGCCGCGTGCGAACCGGACCGGCCGCAGCCGGCCGAGTCCTGCCGCAATCAGGCAAAGCGCGTCACCTTGCCTATCGCGCGTTCTGCGTCGCTTTACGGCGCTAGACGCGCTCGCCGCGCGCGACGTCATTCCGTTAACCCACGACGAGGCGAACCATGAGCTCGAGCAACGCGATGGCCAAACGGCCGGCTTCCGATGTGCAGCCGGTGTCCAATCCCACTGTCGACGCAACCTTGACCCTGGCCCTGGCGGCCGCGTCCAAGGCCGCCTACGACTATTACCAGGGCCTGCCGTATCAGGCGCCCGCCGGTTACACCCAGGTCGGCGCCTGGACCGGCTGGGATGCGATCTTGTTTACCGGTTCGGAGGAAAAATACGGGCTGGTGTTTCAGTCCGACAGCGACCCGGGCACGTGCATCTTCGCCTTCCGCGGCACCGACTCGGACCTGGATGCGTACGAGGACGTGCATTTCATCCCGACCGATTTCGTTCCCACCAGCGGCAGCATCAGCCCGACGCCGCGGGTGTCGTCGGGTTTCTACGGCATCTACGACGGCATCGGCGGCGGCATGAGCCAGTCGATGCGGCAGCAGCTGTTCGCCCTGCTGCAACAGTTCCCGACCACGCAGCTGTACGTGACCGGCCACAGCCTGGGCGCGGCCTTGAGCCAGTTGTTCTCGCTGGATGTCGCCATCAGCCAGCCGACCACGGCGTTGAATATCAATTTCTCCAGCCCGATGGTCGGCACCGACGACTGGGCCACCGCCTACGCCAGCAAGATCGCCGACAGCGACAGCGTGCGCGTCTACAACTACTGGGACTACGTGCCTTCGCTGCCGCCTTCGGCGTTCGACTACAGCGCGGTCGGCAGCGGGTTCCGCACCGCGTTCTACGTCGATCACGAGTGGTTCCCGCATCTGTTGTCGCGCCACTCGCTGGTCAATCTGACCACGGTGCTGACCAACGCCCTGCCGGCGACGCCGCAGCAGTGGGCCGGCACGTTCCCGGATTACGTGGACGCTTCGTTGACCATGATCAGCACCGATCCGCCGGCCAGCGCGGACGTGCGTTGGGCCGATCAGGCCCAGGCGCAGATGGCGTTCGAGAACAACCTGGCCGCGCGCGGCTGACGGTTGCGACCGGTAAGCGGCAAGGCGGGCGTCGCGCGCGGCCATCGCGCGCGGCGTCCTTCACTCCGGCGTGAACCGGAAAGACCCTATAGTGGCGGCCGTTTCCCGGGAGGCCCCGATCATGAACCAACGCGCTGTGTCGCCGCTGCTGTCGCTCGCCATGCTGGCCCTGGCCGCCTGCAGCACCCCTTCGGGCCCGACCGCGGACAACACC is a genomic window containing:
- a CDS encoding right-handed parallel beta-helix repeat-containing protein, whose protein sequence is MAIDRRKPLSVFHRRLRGLCLPALLLSCTLMPPAVSAQARIGGEGQAHTGLLWPAQAPVNYCSAGVMPTGPATLPEGAILVPAGDNSHFDFNRSGVTFWFETGEHTLGEDIYGQIIARAGNTYLGAPGAILDGKNKNLYAFTNAVDNVVIRYLTIRNFGRGRDNFDQGVVNHDAGDHWTIEYNTIVNNDGAGVFLGSGNRVRHNCLKDNGQYGFSMYKKPLPSVEPTPDNPVPGRSAIVDIELSYNEIAGNNTDDWETSTKCGCTGGGKFWDVRGAKVAGNYVHNNRGTGLWADTNNIDFLFENNFIKDNDGVGIWYEISYNATIRSNTFINNAWVSGGSDRGSPAPAIYLSESGGDSRLQSQISGSPSLRIYDNYFENNFSGVSIYENANRFCNSNGNTSSVYCTPFVHPALIARPDPDHPSKYPDPVSNLHPCYTQIGTDPVLQRDCRWHAKNIEVTNNEFYFDPAVVPCNSSSYCGAQALYATGENNMTWSPYTVQQVQSDVMFNNNNRFANNHYYGPWRFAKRYGEAISFSAWQAAPYHQDAGSTTDGSPFNLLDPPTATLEPSAGLWNAWYGSSIARADQGHTGTHSLQVVSSGYWGVQVANHPGYLADNGAKRVSLWIKHAAGTASLPGNSRLRLRWLKEDGTPATGDEGTSFSDVMFGAVGDDWSQVTGTVQPPPLTASVWIMLLGSSDSGHEDATFYVDDVVVEDAPQ
- a CDS encoding lipase family protein, whose amino-acid sequence is MSSSNAMAKRPASDVQPVSNPTVDATLTLALAAASKAAYDYYQGLPYQAPAGYTQVGAWTGWDAILFTGSEEKYGLVFQSDSDPGTCIFAFRGTDSDLDAYEDVHFIPTDFVPTSGSISPTPRVSSGFYGIYDGIGGGMSQSMRQQLFALLQQFPTTQLYVTGHSLGAALSQLFSLDVAISQPTTALNINFSSPMVGTDDWATAYASKIADSDSVRVYNYWDYVPSLPPSAFDYSAVGSGFRTAFYVDHEWFPHLLSRHSLVNLTTVLTNALPATPQQWAGTFPDYVDASLTMISTDPPASADVRWADQAQAQMAFENNLAARG